The segment AAAGGATATCCCGGCTGGCCGCTAGGTGCCGCCATTCCGGAATATCCTCCGCTCATTTATAGACTGTGGTCAGGACTTTACATGCTTTTGCATTTGCTGGATCGCTGATTTCTCAAGCCGTGAGACCTGGGCCTGTGAGATGCCAATCTCGTCAGCGACCTCCATCTGGGTCTTGCCTTCGAAGAAGCGCATCGACAGAATGCGTTTCTCCCGCTGCCCCAGCCGCTGCATGGCCTCCCGGAGCGCAATCTCCTCAATCCAGGAGACATCCTTGTTCTTGTCGTCGCTGATCTGATCCATCACATAGATCGGGTCCCCGCCGTCATGATAGATCGGCTCGAACAGGGATACCGGGTCCTGGATCGCATCAAGCGCGAAGACAACATCCTCCTTCGGAACGCCGAGCGCTTCGGATATTTCGAAGATCGTCGGCTCCCGCGAATTCTGGTTCGTCAGGCTGTCACGCACCTGCAGCGCCTTATAGGCAATGTCACGCAGGGAGCGGGATACCCGGATCGGGTTGTTGTCGCGCAAGTAGCGGCGGATCTCTCCGATGATCATCGGCACCGCATAGGTGGAGAACTTGACATTCTGCGATAAATCGAAATTATCGATGGCTTTCATGAGTCCGATGCAGCCTACCTGAAACAAATCATCCACGAACTCTCCACGATTATTGAACCTTTGAATCACGCTTAGCACAAGCCTGAGGTTGCCATTTACCAATTTCTCTCTGGCGGATCGCTCGCCCTGCTGCTGCAGCGAAGTGAACAATGCCCGCATTTCCACGTTCGTGAGAACAGGCAGCTTGGCGGTGTCCACACCGCAAATCTCGACTTTATTTCGGGTCATGATGATTAACCTCCCAAGGAGAAACATTACTGTACATTATCTCCCCGGTCCGGCATTTTATTCCTCAGCTTTCATCACTTACACCATCTTGTTGAACTCCTTGCGCAGCCGCTTGATAATTCGTTTCTCCAGGCGCGAAATATAGGATTGGGAAATGCCCAGCAGATCGGCCACATCCTTTTGCGTTTTTTCCTCGCCGCCCCGCAGCCCGAAACGAAGCTCCATAATCAGCCGTTCCCGCTCGCTAAGCTTCTCCAGCGCCTTCTGCAGCAGCTTACGGTCGACCTGCTCCTCGATGTTGCGGTAGATCGTATCGTTCTCCGTACCCAGCACATCCGAGAGCAGCAGCTCGTTGCCGTCCCAGTCAATATTCAGCGGTTCATCAAAAGAAACCTCGCTTCTGGTCTTGCTGTTGCGCCGCAGATACATCAGAATCTCATTCTCGATGCAGCGCGAGGCGTACGTGGCCAGCTTGATTTTTTTCTCCGGATCAAAGGTGTTGACCGCCTTAATGAGTCCAATCGCGCCAATAGATACCAGATCCTCGATGTTAATGCCGGTGTTCTCGAATTTCCGGGCGATGTAGACCACCAGCCGCAGGTTACGCTCAATCAGCATAGCCCGGACCGCCGCATCCCCGCTGGAGAGCCGCTGGAGCAGAAATTCCTCCTCCTCGCGTGTCAGCGGCGGCGGCAGCGCTTCACTTCCCCCGATATAATAAATCTCCTGGCTCTTCAGACCGAGCAGAAACAGCATGCGGTAATACTGCAGTTGCAGCACAAGCTTGAATTTAACCATTATTGTTCCTCCTATAGGTTACTTAGCCCCATCACCTTGTCAGCCGGCGCTTCTGGAGCACTCTCTTTATGGGTCAGGTCAGGATGTATGACCGCCCGGTACGCGCCGTCTCCCGACAGTGTCCCGCCATCCAGCCCGATGAGTACCCTTGTGCTGCAAAAGGTATCACCGCCAAGCTCTATCCTCACCTTATCCGGCTTCAGCGCGAGCATGAAGGATGCCCCGCGGTTGACGCCTCTGTACGGCACCAGCCGTACCCTGTCCTGCCAGGCGAACGACTGCCCGTCCGTTTCCAGTACAAGTGTATCTGCACCCGTCTGGGTCAGCCTCCCTTTCCAGGAAGCCGGCAAATGGCCCTCCCACAGCGAGGCTTCCATCACCATCACCGGAATCCTCGTCAGCGGATCGCTGAGCCGGTTCCCGGTATCCAGTAGTCCGGGGCAGGTAACTGATACTCCGTCGATCTCCACCGTCACTTCCCCGATATAGGAATCCAGTTGCTCTCTGTGCCGGCGGGAGGACTGGATCAGCTTGAAGAGCAGCAGCACCAGCGGAAGCAGGGCAAGCACGAACCAGAACCCGATCTTCAGATGGTAAGCTTGGCCTCCCGAGGAGGTGAAGATTATGCCCTTCCAGATGTCACCAGAGCTTTGCAGCAGATAATGAACGCCTATGATCCCTCCCGCCGCCGCAAAATTAATGATATAAAACGCCCCAAATGCCCGAAGATAGCTTTGCAGACTTCTAAATCCAAAGGCTATCCAGATCATCAAAACCGATAAACCGAATTTGACGAGAAAGGTATACAGAAAGGACAGCTCCGGTACAAACATCATGACAACATAGAGAGCCCCCGCCAGCGCTGAGAGTGTCAGCCGCCACCAGGACACCTTGTGCTTAACCAGCCAGCTTGTCAGCCACAGCAGGACTCCGTCGATCAGCAGATTGGCGGCAAAAATCAAGTCAATATACACAACCATCGCTCTCACCTGCCTGCAAGCGGATATCTATCCGGAGGCCGGGGTGCAGGCTCTCTTTTTAGACGATATGATTAGTATAGAAACTCCCGCATCCAAAGTCTGTCTAAACATGGGGGGCGTTCTTGCAGTTTTTTTGTCGAGTTATAGGCCTTGAGAGGAACTTCAGCGCACAACAAAAGCCAGCCTTAAGCGGCTGGCTTCATTCGTGCCGGATTTAATTGTTGATAGATTCCAACTCTTCTTCGGAGAGTCCGGTGGCCTTCTGCACTGAAGGATAATCCATTCCCATAGACAGGAGATTCTTTGCTATAACCCGTTTGGCTTCTAACTCACCTGCCGCTGCACCTTCCGCCACTCCCTTGGCGAAGCCTTCCCTAAGCGCACCATCACGCTGTGAAGCTTCGTCCATCAGAAACTTCTGGCGGTCCTCATATTTACGGCGGGCTTCTGAATCCTGACTCAGAAATTCCAGCGTCTCCATCGCCTTCTTCAAGGCTGGCTCGTTCATTTGCAGCACCTCCCAATCAGAGTAGTCAATCCCTTTCAAGAACAGCAGCCAGTTCACAAGGCCGCCCTCGCCGGGCTTAGCCGGCTGGTTCAGCTTGGGCAGCTCCAGGAAATGAATCTCGATATCGTCTGTCAGCGGCGCTCCGCTGCTGTCCTCCCGCAAATGAAATACACTGTGTGTATGTTCATTAGGGAGTACCTTATAATTCAGAATATTGATGGTCACACATTTCTTGAGGTCTATATATTTGCCGCTCACCTGAAGCTGGCCCGCATACCTTTTGCTCCAGTAATACAAGGTCCGTTTCTCAATATCATATTTGTTAAACAGCTGCATCTCAATATTAATCAGCTTGCCGTCTACAGACTTCGCCCAAATGTCAAATATCGATTGCTTATCCAGCGGATCATCCTTATCCGTATAGGGATTGAGCAGCACCACTTCCTC is part of the Paenibacillus sp. FSL M7-0420 genome and harbors:
- a CDS encoding Rpn family recombination-promoting nuclease/putative transposase — its product is MEMLDPRVDFVFKRIFASEGNKDVLLAFLNQIFLDAGDLPLEEVVLLNPYTDKDDPLDKQSIFDIWAKSVDGKLINIEMQLFNKYDIEKRTLYYWSKRYAGQLQVSGKYIDLKKCVTINILNYKVLPNEHTHSVFHLREDSSGAPLTDDIEIHFLELPKLNQPAKPGEGGLVNWLLFLKGIDYSDWEVLQMNEPALKKAMETLEFLSQDSEARRKYEDRQKFLMDEASQRDGALREGFAKGVAEGAAAGELEAKRVIAKNLLSMGMDYPSVQKATGLSEEELESINN
- the spoIIGA gene encoding sigma-E processing peptidase SpoIIGA, with the translated sequence MVVYIDLIFAANLLIDGVLLWLTSWLVKHKVSWWRLTLSALAGALYVVMMFVPELSFLYTFLVKFGLSVLMIWIAFGFRSLQSYLRAFGAFYIINFAAAGGIIGVHYLLQSSGDIWKGIIFTSSGGQAYHLKIGFWFVLALLPLVLLLFKLIQSSRRHREQLDSYIGEVTVEIDGVSVTCPGLLDTGNRLSDPLTRIPVMVMEASLWEGHLPASWKGRLTQTGADTLVLETDGQSFAWQDRVRLVPYRGVNRGASFMLALKPDKVRIELGGDTFCSTRVLIGLDGGTLSGDGAYRAVIHPDLTHKESAPEAPADKVMGLSNL
- the sigG gene encoding RNA polymerase sporulation sigma factor SigG, with product MTRNKVEICGVDTAKLPVLTNVEMRALFTSLQQQGERSAREKLVNGNLRLVLSVIQRFNNRGEFVDDLFQVGCIGLMKAIDNFDLSQNVKFSTYAVPMIIGEIRRYLRDNNPIRVSRSLRDIAYKALQVRDSLTNQNSREPTIFEISEALGVPKEDVVFALDAIQDPVSLFEPIYHDGGDPIYVMDQISDDKNKDVSWIEEIALREAMQRLGQREKRILSMRFFEGKTQMEVADEIGISQAQVSRLEKSAIQQMQKHVKS
- the sigE gene encoding RNA polymerase sporulation sigma factor SigE, whose product is MMVKFKLVLQLQYYRMLFLLGLKSQEIYYIGGSEALPPPLTREEEEFLLQRLSSGDAAVRAMLIERNLRLVVYIARKFENTGINIEDLVSIGAIGLIKAVNTFDPEKKIKLATYASRCIENEILMYLRRNSKTRSEVSFDEPLNIDWDGNELLLSDVLGTENDTIYRNIEEQVDRKLLQKALEKLSERERLIMELRFGLRGGEEKTQKDVADLLGISQSYISRLEKRIIKRLRKEFNKMV